Proteins co-encoded in one Cercospora beticola chromosome 7, complete sequence genomic window:
- a CDS encoding uncharacterized protein (BUSCO:EOG09264T1U), whose amino-acid sequence MSQIRVAIVGASGEAGRSIVSGLLEQKTTFDISVFVRPGTEDKPIYATYKDQGISIVSYIPGDIEQLGSKLRNIDVLISAVTATAYDEQIPFIVAAKKAGVKRFLPSAYSTVQPPEGVSALRNHRQRILNEVLRNYLPYTYVEFGWWYQSIVPEIPSGRTGYLKLNFPVKENAIPGDGSARLAITDIWDVGRYIARIIADPRILNKSVFAYAEVHTVNGLYDIWDDVTKETVTRNYLNEEQIEEMISKGKAGIESGSPDLQAFANLHFQAPSPPAQPTPLSIHLRSLLSPTDMSSKIQKVLARQKAKIEEGDFYEAHQQLRTVANRYIKSDPPAAIDILHNGALMLLKAGEGGSGADLSIYLIDVYQKAEVKPDTASKARLLSLLRAFPLNEPGKKKFVTGIVEWSSKLGEFPAGDPELHHVIGSLYAEEGEVYDAERHLTLGTSDSAQVFADMEYTWYSDDEPSTASHYAARAVFPYLLIGNTRAANKALLLFTSRLSTSHPGLGVQSISSPSSDIRIYPSLPLLNFLGLLLLAVQRGSSDLFKQLKQHYAAHLKEVSAWDEPLLQIGEMYFGIKIPSQSNPMFDMMSSMLMGGSNPFAPKKREPAKVGQAAIAEKPGTPQPPAPGVD is encoded by the exons ATGTCCCAAATTCGAGTAGCAATCGTCGGCGCCTCAGGTGAGGCTGGCCGATCGATTGTGAGCGGATTGCTCGAACAGAAAACGACTTTC GACATCTCTGTATTTGTACGCCCAGGTACCGAAGATAAGCCCATCTACGCGACCTACAAAGATCAAGGCATCTCCATAGTGTCCTACATCCCTGGCGATATTGAGCAGTTGGGATCAAAGCTGAGAAATATCGATGTCTTGATATCGGCCGTAACCGCCACAGCGTACGACGAACAAATACCTTTCATTGTTGCTGCCAAAAAGGCCGGCGTAAAGAGATTCTTGCCATCAGCGTACTCTACTGTACAGCCTCCAGAAGGCGTCAGCGCTCTTCGCAATCAT CGACAACGCATCTTGAACGAAGTTCTCAGGAACTACTTGCCGTATACCTATGTCGAGTTCGGCTGGTGGTATCAATCAATTGTCCCCGAGATCCCCTCTGGCCGGACGGGCTATCTCAAGTTGAACTTTCCAGTCAAGGAGAACGCCATACCAGGCGATGGCAGTGCCAGACTGGCCATCACCGATATTTGGGACGTGGGTCGATATATTGCCAGAATCATCGCTGATCCACGAATATTGAACAAGTCCGTTTTCGCTTATGCAGAGGTGCACACCGTGAACGGGCTATATGATATCTGGGACGACGTTACCAAAGAAACGGTAACTCGCAACTAC CTTAACGAAGAGCAAATCGAGGAAATGATCTCGAAAGGCAAAGCTGGTATCGAGTCCGGCAGCCCAGATTTGCAAGCCTTTGCAAATTTGCAT TTTCAAGCTCCAAGTCCGCCTGCACAACCTACACCTCTCTCGATCCACCTCCGCTCTCTCCTCTCCCCTACCGACATGTCTAGCAAAATCCAAAAGGTGCTCGCGCGCCAGAAAGCCAA aatcgaagaaggcgacttcTACGAAGCTCACCAACAGCTCCGAACAGTCGCCAACCGCTACATCAAATCCGACCCTCCGGCCGCCATCGATATCCTACACAATGGAGCACTCATGCTGCTcaaagctggagaaggaggatcTGGAGCCGATCTCAGCATATATCTCATCGACGTCTACCAGAAAGCGGAGGTGAAACCGGATACAGCCAGCAAGGCACGACTGTTGTCATTACTGCGGGCGTTCCCGCTCAACGAGCCCGGCAAAAAGAAGTTCGTTACAGGCATCGTCGAATGGTCTAGTAAACTTGGCGAGTTCCCGGCAGGTGATCCGGAGCTGCATCATGTCATTGGGTCACTATATGCAGAAGAGGGCGAAGTCTACGACGCGGAGCGACACCTTACACTTGGCACAAGCGACAGTGCGCAAGTATTCGCGGATATGGAGTACACGTGgtacagcgacgacgagcctAGTACGGCTAGCCATTATGCTGCACGCGCTGTCTTCCCATACCTGCTCATTGGCAACACAAGGGCAGCGAACAAAGCcctgctcctcttcacctcccGCCTGAGCACCTCACATCCCGGCCTCGGCGTACAGTCAATATCGAGCCCGAGCTCCGACATTCGAATTTACCCATCTCTCCCACTCCTCAActtcctcggcctcctcCTGCTAGCCGTGCAACGCGGCAGCTCAGACCTCTTCAAGCAGCTCAAACAACACTACGCTGCTCATCTGAAAGAGGTTTCGGCCTGGGACGAGCCTCTACTGCAAATTGGGGAGATGTACTTCGGCATCAAGATCCCGAGTCAAAGCAACCCGATGTTCGATATGATGAGCAGTATGCTCATGGGTGGCAGCAATCCGTTtgcgccgaagaagagggagCCGGCGAAGGTGGGACAGGCTGCGATTGCGGAGAAGCCGGGCACTCCTCAGCCTCCTGCGCCGGGTGTGGATTAG